The Syntrophaceae bacterium DNA segment TTCACTGGGCGGGTAGATGCCTGTTATGCAGTTGAAAAAGGTCGTCTTGCCGGCGCCGTTGGGACCGATGAGGGCGCAGATTTCCCCCTGCCGGACCTCCAGGTCCACCCGGTCGAGGGCCTTGATGCCCCCGAAGTTCATGGTCAGGTTTTTCGTTTCCAGGATCGTTTCCATGGCCTTCTCAAGCCGGCGTGCCGGATGCGCCGTTCTGCTTCCGGTCGAAATGGTATTCGTAGGTCCGGCGGATATTTGTGATGATCCCCTGGGGACGGAAGATCATCATGACGACCATGATCGTTCCGAACAGCAGCATCCGGTAGTCGCTGAAGGCCCGCAGGTATTCCGGCATCAGGATCAGGAGGAAGGAGGCCAGAATCACCCCCAGGGTGGAGCCCATGCCTCCCAGGACCACGATCGAGAGGATCATGGCCGATTCCAGGAACGTGAAACTTGCGGGATTCACGAAGGTCGTCTTGGCGGCAAAGACGACCCCCATCATGCCCGCCCAGGTGGAGCCGAGGGCGAAGGCCGTCATCTTCGCCATGGTCTTGTTCACTCCCATGGCCTCGCAGGCCACTTCGTCCTCCCGGAGGGCGAGCCAGGCCCTGCCGATCCGGGAGTTCTGGAGACGGTTTGTGACGAAAATGGTGAACAGTACAAAGGCGATCATGAGGAAATACAGGTAGATCGTGGCTTCTTCCAGATTCAGCTCCAAGCCGAAAAACCCCGGACGGGGGATTTCCGAAATTCCGCTGGGACCGGAGGAAAACTCGCTCCAGTTCTCCAGGACGAGCCGGGTGATCTCGCCGAATCCCAGGGTCACAATGGCCAGATAGTCGCCTCGGAGGCGCAGCACCGGGAAGCCCAGCAGCAGGCCGAAGATCATCGCCATCAGCGCGCCCAGGGGCAGGGCCGTCCAGAAGCCGATTCCGAAGTGCTGGTAGAGCAGGGCGTAGGTATAGGCGCCCACAGCGTAAAAGGCCGCGTAACCGAGGTGGAGGAGCCCCGCCTGGCCCACGACGATGTTGAGGCCCAGGCCGAGGACGACGTACATCAGGGCCGTTGTCATGATGTTCACCTGGTAGGTGGATGAGAGGAAGGGGAATGCGATGGCTACAACGGCCGTGAAAAGCAGTGCACCCCGGGAGAATCGGGCGTCCCGGGCGATCCTGAGCAGGAAGCTCTTTTTCTCCGCTGTTCCCTCCCCGGTATTCCGCTTGCCCGACGCGGCCTTCCCGATGAAGTACCGCCACACGAAAGACAGGACGAAGCTCCCGATTCCCACGTAGAACATGTTTTGCCAGCGCCAGATGATGGTTTTTTCGATGGTGTTCACCTGGATGACCAGGATGGGGAAGGTGAGAAACATGAACCAGAAGGCGATGACGATGGATTCACGGAGTTCGGCGAGCCGTTTCATGAATCCCCCCTATACCTTCTGCGTGGTGGACCGGCCCAGGAGACCCGAGGGCCGGAAGATGAGGATCAGGACCAGGAGCGCGAAGGCGAAGACGTCTTCGTAGTCGCTGGAGACGTAGCCCGTGGCGAAACTCTCGGTCCACCCCAGGACAAGCGAACCGAGGACCGCGCCGGGGATACTCCCGATCCCGCCGAGAACGGCGGCGGTGAAGGCCTTGATGCCGGCGATGAAGCCGATGTAGAAGTTGATCCGGCCGATGTGGGAGGCGATGAGGACGCCGCCGACGGCGGCCAGGGAGGAGCCGATGATGAAGGTCATCGAGATGATGCGGTTCACATTGACCCCTACGAGCATCGCCATGTTCCGGTCTTGGGCGGTGGCCCGCATGGCCTTGCCGATCCTCGTGAACTTGATGAGGATCGTCAGCAGGATCATGACGACCGCCGTGGTGGCGACGATGATGAACTCCGTCGAGCCCATGATGTGCGCATATGGCTCCATGAACGGAAGTTCCGGAAGCAGGTTCGGAAAAGGAAGGAAATCGGAGGTCTGGGCCAGCATGACATAGTTCTGGAGAAAGATGGACATGCCGATGGCGCTGATGAGGGGCGAGAGCCGGGAAGCCCCGCGGAGGGGCTTGTAGGCGATCTTCTCCACCGTGAAGCCGTGGCAGGCCGAATACAGGACCGCCACGAGAAACGCCAGGACCAGCACGGATATGCCGCTCATGCCGCTCATGGCCAGGACAGTGGCCACGATGAGGGCCGTAAAGGCCCCGATCATATAGATCTCGCCATGGGCGAAGTTGATCAGTTCGATGATACCGTACACCATCGTATAGCCCAGGGCGATCAATGCATAAATGCTGCCCCGGGTCAGACCGCCGACAAACAGTTCGACAAAATAATCCATGGTCCTCACGGAAAGAAGGGCCTTCCGGCGCGCAAGGCCGGAAGGCCCCTGTTCATGGTTCCCCGCGGACGGCGGAGAACCCCTTCGGATCGTTTATCGGACTTCTACGTAAGTCCCTTTTTTCACCTCGTACATGGCAAAGCCGACGCCGATGGCGTCGCCCCTGTTGTCAAACCGGATCTTGCCCACGGGCGTGTTCACATAGTTCGTCCGGAGAGCCTTCACGAGTGCATTGTATTCCGTGGATTTCGCCTTTTGGATTGCATTCACGACCGCCAGGGCGGCGGCGTACCCCTCCAGGAAAAAGGCGCCCGGGTCGGAGTTGTAGGCCTTCTTGTGGGCGGCGATGGCGGCGATGGCCAGGGGGTTCTTCTTCGTGTCCTTCGGTCCGGAGGCATAGACGCCCTCGGCGTATTTGCCGGCCACCTTGATGAAGGTGTCGTCCTTCACGCCGTCGTCGGAGATGAACAGGGTCTTCATGTTCTTCTTCCTCATCTGGGCGACGATGGAAGAGGCTTCGGGATGATATCCTCCGTAAATCACCGCTTCCGCTCCGGACTGCCTGATCTTGTTGACCACGGCCGAGTAATCCACGGCACCGGGGGTGACCCCCTCGAAGAGGACCACACGGGCCTTTTTCCCGTCCTCGATGAATTTCCTGGCGAACTCGGCGAAGCCCTTGCCGTAATCCCCCTTGTCATGGAGAACGGCGATTTTGGTCACCTTCAGTCTGTTCACAGCGAACTCGACGCCCAGTTTGGCCTGGGCGTCATCGGAGGCGATGGTGCGGAAAAAGTTGGGATATCTTCCGCTCTGGGTCAGCTCCGGGTTGGTCGCCGAGGGCGAGACGGCGATCAGTTTGGCGTCCTTGTAGATTCCCAGGGCCGTTTTGGTCGCTCCGCTGCAGATATGGCCGATGACCACGTCGGCCTTTCTCGAGACCAGTTTCGTGGCCGTGTTGGTTGCCACTTCGGGCTTGCAGACGTCATCCTCGATGAGGAGTTCGATCTTCCTGCCCAGAACGCCTCCCCTGGCGTTGATGTCATTGACCACGAGCTCGACGGCCTTCACCGTCGGGAGGCCGTAGGAAGCCAGGTCTCCGCTGTGGGCGCCTGCCACGCCGATCTTGATCGTCTCGGCGGCCGGGGCCGGGCCGGCCAGGGCAAAAACGAGACAAAGTGCGGATACTCCGAGAAGAAAGCGCTTCATCATGATAATCCTCCTTTTCAGGATTTGAAGTCTTGGCGATACCCCCACCTCCGGAACGTAAGCCGCATGCCATCCACCTTCCCGGCGGAAGCTTGCCCCTGCAGGGCAGTTACGGTTAATGGTGCAACCTCGTATGGGGGGACAGGAGAATGACCGCCTACCACATTTCCGTCCCTCCGTCAAACGGGATGACATCATGAATGTGCCGGTTATGACGATGCAATTTCGCATCACGCCTCGGGGGAGACCCCGCAGCCCGGAGGGGATGTATTTGTGTTGCCACGAAATCCATGTTCATGTTACACGAAGCTGCAGAAAAAGACGGAATACAAAAGGAGCACCCGGATCATGCACATGGCCGATGCGTTGATAAACCCCGCCGTCGGCGGGGCCATGTGGGCGGCGACGGCCGGCCTGACGGCTTACTCGGCGCGGAAGATCAAAACGAACATGGACGAACGGACGATTCCTCTCATGGGCGTACTCGGGGCTTTCATCTTCGCGGCGCAGATGATCAATTTCACGATCCCGGCCACGGGCTCCAGCGGTCATCTCGGTGGGGGAATGATCCTGGCGATGCTGCTGGGTCCCCATGCCGCCTTTCTCACCATGGCCTCCGTCCTGGCCGTCCAGGCCCTCTTTTTCGCCGACGGCGGCCTTCTCGCTCTGGGATGCAACATCTTCAATCTGGGTTTTTTCCCCTGTTTCGTCGCCTATCCCCTGCTGTGCCGAAAGATTCTCGGGAAAAACCCCACGCCGGGGAAAATTCTGGCCGGCGCCACCGTGTCCTCCATCATCGCCCTGCAGCTGGGGGCCTTCGCCGTCGTCCTCGAGACGGTCGCCTCGGGCATCAGCGAGCTGCCCTTCACCACGTTTGTCCTCCTCATGCAGCCGATTCACCTGGCCATCGGAGTCGTGGAGGGTCTGGCG contains these protein-coding regions:
- a CDS encoding branched-chain amino acid ABC transporter permease, giving the protein MKRLAELRESIVIAFWFMFLTFPILVIQVNTIEKTIIWRWQNMFYVGIGSFVLSFVWRYFIGKAASGKRNTGEGTAEKKSFLLRIARDARFSRGALLFTAVVAIAFPFLSSTYQVNIMTTALMYVVLGLGLNIVVGQAGLLHLGYAAFYAVGAYTYALLYQHFGIGFWTALPLGALMAMIFGLLLGFPVLRLRGDYLAIVTLGFGEITRLVLENWSEFSSGPSGISEIPRPGFFGLELNLEEATIYLYFLMIAFVLFTIFVTNRLQNSRIGRAWLALREDEVACEAMGVNKTMAKMTAFALGSTWAGMMGVVFAAKTTFVNPASFTFLESAMILSIVVLGGMGSTLGVILASFLLILMPEYLRAFSDYRMLLFGTIMVVMMIFRPQGIITNIRRTYEYHFDRKQNGASGTPA
- a CDS encoding branched-chain amino acid ABC transporter permease LivH (LivHMGF is the membrane component of the LIV-I/LS branched-chain amino acid transporter), whose amino-acid sequence is MDYFVELFVGGLTRGSIYALIALGYTMVYGIIELINFAHGEIYMIGAFTALIVATVLAMSGMSGISVLVLAFLVAVLYSACHGFTVEKIAYKPLRGASRLSPLISAIGMSIFLQNYVMLAQTSDFLPFPNLLPELPFMEPYAHIMGSTEFIIVATTAVVMILLTILIKFTRIGKAMRATAQDRNMAMLVGVNVNRIISMTFIIGSSLAAVGGVLIASHIGRINFYIGFIAGIKAFTAAVLGGIGSIPGAVLGSLVLGWTESFATGYVSSDYEDVFAFALLVLILIFRPSGLLGRSTTQKV
- a CDS encoding branched-chain amino acid ABC transporter substrate-binding protein; its protein translation is MMKRFLLGVSALCLVFALAGPAPAAETIKIGVAGAHSGDLASYGLPTVKAVELVVNDINARGGVLGRKIELLIEDDVCKPEVATNTATKLVSRKADVVIGHICSGATKTALGIYKDAKLIAVSPSATNPELTQSGRYPNFFRTIASDDAQAKLGVEFAVNRLKVTKIAVLHDKGDYGKGFAEFARKFIEDGKKARVVLFEGVTPGAVDYSAVVNKIRQSGAEAVIYGGYHPEASSIVAQMRKKNMKTLFISDDGVKDDTFIKVAGKYAEGVYASGPKDTKKNPLAIAAIAAHKKAYNSDPGAFFLEGYAAALAVVNAIQKAKSTEYNALVKALRTNYVNTPVGKIRFDNRGDAIGVGFAMYEVKKGTYVEVR
- a CDS encoding cobalamin biosynthesis protein CbiM codes for the protein MHMADALINPAVGGAMWAATAGLTAYSARKIKTNMDERTIPLMGVLGAFIFAAQMINFTIPATGSSGHLGGGMILAMLLGPHAAFLTMASVLAVQALFFADGGLLALGCNIFNLGFFPCFVAYPLLCRKILGKNPTPGKILAGATVSSIIALQLGAFAVVLETVASGISELPFTTFVLLMQPIHLAIGVVEGLATAAVITFVWNARPEVLQAASGSHAAGFPMKKILVGLAVVAVLTGGVLSWFASTNPDGLEWSMLRTAGKEELSASGSSAHSVLARIQEKIAILPDYGFRAAPVEGKTGAREGESWPGVRAGRSVAGIVGGGLTLLLAGMIGIVLRRASQPGRSRPTSER